One Cuculus canorus isolate bCucCan1 chromosome 2, bCucCan1.pri, whole genome shotgun sequence genomic region harbors:
- the MACC1 gene encoding metastasis-associated in colon cancer protein 1, whose amino-acid sequence MEENTSSSGTASLTSGEIPRSRSEGTLIDMDDRTPSVGYNVNERKSTLDIDWSDVFKHAHAVSKTNPFWNELSASNPFVHDIAASNRNENNKYISILKGKPYLISKVSSNSDSLASSGDELDIDCLLRKTSARRSGRSKSVSDFLDIVDTRRFNPCKTTPQKPIASDMTWLQNDREAYKMAWLSQRQLTRSCLDLEAMSHSPGWAQTQATDIHVVCKLNHEGGSVQLPDSDINIHVPVGHVLPGEFQEIGLKAILNPPSSFNNELSSTVSPLIELTLSNLNTREAIFLEVKVAAKVKNDPLSQVMSDIVCFYSLNKEGPFKKLENCYAYQDTIQAKLTDLSHVQYLVIAVQANKIQPPATNVWDYVDKTISVGIYGPKYIHPSFTAVFTVFGHNYIPGKLTICDIKKQGKNMPPVVFQLWGKHTFLLDKPQDLNISLVSCDPDFEVKMEDRSKDIKEEELKTGEMVHQQFLFSMLGCREMHFFVFLVQIKVLKSSQVTQFHVTTPDPAPKLSGMISRSKHLQNRKEIKSAPLLLIPTVKYPKFQDKTLSVNTYGVALKTVLRQNKIDYLLEYFKGDTIALLGEDKVKAIGQTKIKEWYVGVLRRKIGLVHCKNVKVISKEQAMDTDDSEITTRHLVEQIALPFKKLTYIYAVVLSTVSESVYDWRALAEVLGYSCMSLNDFNEAHVDKESERVAHVVKRMKEDCHANRKKRLFLYELIVALLKIDCQGLVARLTQDTIILTSAVKLGKYWRELAEKLARLTKQQIEAYELPHQGKNGTVALEMMWKPAYDFLYTWSAHYGDSYRDVLQDLQSALDKMKNPVTKHWRELTGTLILVNCMEVLRASAFSTMEEEE is encoded by the exons GAGGAAAACACTTCCAGTAGTGGAACAGCTTCCCTAACCAGTGGAGAGATTCCACGGAGCAGATCAGAGGGGACTTTGATTGATATGGATGACCGGACACCTTCAGTTGGCTACA aTGTCAATGAAAGGAAATCAACTTTGGATATTGACTGGTCTGATGTATTCAAACATGCCCACGCTGTTTCCAAGACTAACCCTTTCTGGAATGAACTGTCAGCCTCTAACCCTTTTGTACACGACATAGCTGCttcaaatagaaatgaaaataataaatatatttcaatctTAAAAGGAAAACCCTATTTGATCTCTAAAGTTTCTAGCAACAGTGATTCTTTGGCTTCCTCAGGTGATGAGCTAGATATTGATTGTCTTCTAAGAAAGACTTCAGCAAGAAGATCTGGACGATCCAAGAGTGTCTCTGACTTCCTGGATATTGTTGATACCCGAAGATTTAATCCTTGTAAGACAACGCCTCAAAAACCTATAGCTTCAGACATGACATGGCTTCAAAATGACCGTGAAGCCTACAAGATGGCTTGGTTGAGTCAACGACAACTCACCCGCTCTTGCCTGGATTTAGAAGCCATGAGCCATAGTCCTGGATGGGCTCAAACTCAAGCTACAGACATTCATGTAGTTTGTAAACTGAATCATGAAGGGGGTTCAGTACAGCTACCTGACTCAGATATCAACATTCATGTCCCTGTGGGTCATGTATTACCAGGGGAATTCCAAGAAATTGGTTTAAAGGCTATTCTTAACCCTCCATCATCGTTTAACAATGAGCTGTCTAGCACTGTAAGTCCTCTGATAGAACTTACACTGAGCAATCTGAACACAAGGGAAGCCATTTTCCTAGAGGTGAAAGTTGCAGCTAAAGTGAAGAATGATCCACTCAGCCAAGTTATGAGTGATATTGTGTGTTTTTATAGTCTCAATAAAGAAGGGCCTTTTAAGAAGTTAGAGAATTGCTATGCTTATCAAGATACTATACAAGCGAAGCTAACAGACCTAAGTCATGTGCAGTATCTAGTGATTGCCgtacaagcaaacaaaatccagCCTCCAGCAACTAACGTCTGGGACTATGTTGATAAAACTATCTCAGTTGGAATTTATGGTCCCAAATATATTCATCCTTCCTTTACAGCAGTTTTTACAGTTTTTGGTCATAACTACATTCCAGGAAAACTCACAATTTGTGATATtaaaaagcaggggaaaaacaTGCCTCCTGTTGTGTTTCAGCTATGGGGAAAACATACATTTCTTCTTGACAAGCCACAAGACCTAAACATTTCTTTGGTATCCTGTGATCCAGATTTTGAAGTAAAGATGGAAGACCGAAGCAAAGACATTAAAGAGGAAGAGCTGAAAACTGGTGAAATGGTCCACCAACAATTCCTGTTTTCCATGCTTGGATGCAGGGAgatgcatttctttgtttttcttgttcagaTTAAAGTCTTAAAAAGTAGCCAAGTAACACAGTTCCACGTTACAACCCCTGATCCAGCTCCAAAATTAAGTGGAATGATCAGTAGGTCAAAGCACTTACAAAATCGCAAAGAAATCAAATCTGCACCTTTGCTTTTAATACCAACAGTTAAATATCCAAAATTTCAAGATAAAACTTTGAGTGTTAATACTTACGGAGTGGCTTTGAAAACTGTATTACGTCAAAATAAGATTGACTACTTGCTAGAATATTTTAAAGGGGACACAATAGCACTTCTTGGTGAAGATAAAGTAAAAGCCATTGgacaaactaaaataaaagaatggtATGTAGGAGTTCTCAGAAGAAAGATTGGTCTTGTACATTGCAAAAATGTAAAAGTGATTTCCAAAGAACAAGCAATGGACACTGATGATAGTGAGATAACAACCAGGCATCTGGTTGAACAGATTGCATTGCCATTCAAAAAACTGACTTACATCTACGCAGTAGTTCTGTCTACAGTATCAGAGAGTGTTTATGACTGGAGAGCTTTGGCTGAGGTGCTAGGATATTCATGTATGTCTTTAAATGACTTTAATGAGGCACATGTTGATAAAGAATCAGAGAGAGTTGCACATGTTGTGAAGAGGATGAAGGAAGACTGCCatgccaacagaaaaaaaagactttttctttatgAACTCATTGTT GCACTTTTGAAAATTGATTGCCAAGGATTAGTGGCACGTCTTACCCAGGACACCATCATTTTGACTTCAGCTGTCAAGCTTGGAAAATACTGGCGGGAACTTGCAGAGAAGCTAGCCCGACTCACAAAGCAGCAAATTGAGGCTTATGAGCTACCCCACCAGGGGAAAAATGGCACAGTAGCCCTGGAG ATGATGTGGAAACCTGCATATGACTTTCTCTACACATGGAGTGCCCATTATGGAGACAGTTACAGGGATGTCTTACAAGATCTGCAATCAGCATTGGATAAAATGAAAAACCCAGTAACAAAACATTGGCGAGAGTTAACTGGAACATTGATTCTTGTAAACTGCATGGAGGTGTTAAGGGCAAGTGCTTTCTCCACAATGGAGGAAGAAGAATAG